One region of Pseudoalteromonas sp. R3 genomic DNA includes:
- a CDS encoding GNAT family N-acetyltransferase, which translates to MITLKSATKDNYSDVFALQLLSEDLNYIASPAEALAESAFFAYYRNLLIYHQQTLVGFVQYHPMEPEGTKYEYTITQLLIDKRYRRQGFATQALRALLTQLQAKSDCQVISAVYVQGNERMRALLSQLSFEFKGRWSDNAYLMEWHRESVQPEVFLSSVWRENFEHLGDLQLHEKQKSLVAPNDWTLLEAAYNPEYEVRAINYRGEQVGLIMWVFEKPHRVSIWRLMVDKTYQQQGIGRQALSAALEEIRSHPEITEIAICYVPDNPVAKDFYASFGFIETGFDEEEEEMLAEIRISRIDQGTHCKGLNKKE; encoded by the coding sequence ATGATCACACTAAAATCAGCCACTAAAGACAACTACAGTGACGTATTTGCGCTGCAACTGCTCAGTGAAGACCTGAACTATATTGCCTCACCAGCCGAAGCGCTCGCTGAGTCGGCATTCTTTGCATATTACCGCAACCTGCTTATCTATCATCAGCAAACGCTGGTCGGGTTTGTTCAGTATCACCCCATGGAGCCCGAGGGCACCAAGTATGAATATACCATCACACAACTGCTCATAGACAAACGTTATCGACGCCAGGGATTTGCAACTCAGGCTTTGCGGGCATTACTTACCCAACTTCAAGCTAAGTCGGATTGCCAGGTCATTTCCGCTGTCTATGTACAGGGTAATGAGCGAATGAGAGCACTTCTTAGCCAACTCTCATTTGAGTTCAAAGGGCGCTGGAGCGACAATGCCTACCTGATGGAGTGGCACCGGGAATCTGTGCAACCAGAAGTGTTTCTGAGTAGTGTTTGGCGTGAAAATTTTGAACATCTGGGTGATCTGCAATTGCACGAAAAGCAAAAGTCATTGGTGGCTCCCAACGACTGGACGCTCCTGGAAGCAGCCTATAACCCGGAATATGAAGTACGTGCAATCAATTATCGGGGTGAACAGGTCGGCCTCATTATGTGGGTGTTTGAAAAGCCACACAGGGTCTCAATCTGGCGATTAATGGTGGACAAAACATATCAGCAGCAGGGCATAGGCCGACAAGCCCTTAGTGCAGCACTGGAGGAGATCCGTAGCCACCCGGAAATCACTGAAATCGCAATCTGTTACGTACCAGATAACCCGGTTGCCAAGGACTTTTATGCCAGTTTTGGTTTCATTGAAACCGGCTTTGATGAGGAGGAAGAGGAAATGCTGGCTGAGATCCGTATCAGTCGAATTGACCAGGGTACGCACTGTAAAGGGCTTAACAAAAAGGAATAA
- a CDS encoding ATP-binding protein, producing the protein MKNLFALTFAAQLCALWPSASHSADFASYAQQFPLKGKKDFRTALEEGEALLTESTLTPEQRTFVLHRTALHLVRLDDYDRAQIRLDALASHLNAHPDDSMLGKYHWVRGDLAYRLSDSQTAQTHFLKASEFFSRTQDWRMLSHAHRMIANAVAKGSPDLNAIEHVTLAKHYAELDNNIPLHNAAFDTEARIYKLFGQLDRALESRQAQLSWLKEQATPEPAMLSATYYGLADIFVDFGDHQAALDAFAQSYRYDAQVNDRLYMGQTQIRVAEQYLQLNKLDAAEKAFEQAKTLNEEINHKRNLGWAIAGLGRVQLAKTNYPHAANLIGQGLALINPDTSRALYLNNLVWYASALSHQSPDQAIEQLAPYFTATPTDTMVEAAKVLAFAHQKQQNFEAALTYQTHATALLRQQTEQSKLTRLEAKKRDAELNLETLKVNQLQSGLDEQKRQSKLQSVVLAAAIIVLLNFFLMFYLYHLKKRKVMEKEATVLNQALTLKQQLLADVSHELRTPLTVLKLNIEALQHNLITDPDATYQLMQSRLSMLNTLIADIYELAQADTHSLQLDLQAWPARVLFDELLSGIKPLIEQDDLTLTTDNRLTDTDLIVCDSNRMHQIFNNLARNSCHYSNKPGHVNVTITRQEDLLVCHFDDSSPGVSDEDLPRLTERLYRCDKSRSRDLGGSGLGLSICQKLSELHQGTLSLSHSELGGLRVTLTLPLNT; encoded by the coding sequence TTGAAGAACTTATTCGCCTTAACCTTTGCAGCTCAACTCTGTGCACTCTGGCCCTCGGCCTCACACAGCGCGGATTTTGCATCCTATGCGCAACAATTCCCATTAAAAGGGAAAAAAGACTTCCGCACAGCACTTGAAGAAGGCGAAGCGCTCCTTACAGAATCCACCCTGACCCCAGAGCAACGCACTTTTGTTCTGCACAGAACCGCTTTACACCTGGTACGGCTCGACGATTATGACCGCGCTCAAATCAGGCTAGATGCATTAGCATCACATTTAAACGCTCACCCTGATGACTCTATGCTCGGAAAATATCACTGGGTACGGGGTGACCTTGCATATCGCCTGAGCGACAGCCAAACCGCTCAAACGCACTTTTTAAAAGCCAGCGAGTTCTTTTCGCGCACCCAGGACTGGCGCATGCTCAGTCATGCCCATCGCATGATAGCCAATGCAGTAGCAAAAGGCAGTCCGGACCTAAATGCAATTGAGCATGTCACTCTCGCTAAGCACTATGCTGAGTTAGATAACAATATTCCGCTACACAATGCCGCATTTGATACCGAAGCTCGAATCTATAAGCTATTTGGCCAGTTAGACCGAGCACTTGAGAGTCGTCAGGCTCAGCTCAGCTGGCTAAAGGAACAGGCTACCCCAGAGCCGGCTATGCTGTCAGCCACGTATTATGGCCTTGCTGATATATTCGTTGATTTCGGCGATCATCAGGCGGCACTGGATGCGTTTGCACAATCCTACCGCTATGATGCACAGGTCAACGACCGCCTCTATATGGGGCAAACTCAGATCCGAGTTGCAGAACAATATTTGCAACTGAATAAGCTGGATGCCGCAGAAAAGGCATTTGAGCAAGCCAAAACACTCAACGAGGAAATTAACCATAAGCGGAATCTTGGCTGGGCCATTGCAGGTTTGGGTCGCGTACAGTTAGCCAAAACAAACTATCCGCATGCGGCCAACTTAATTGGTCAAGGTCTGGCATTAATCAACCCCGACACTAGCCGAGCACTGTACCTGAACAATCTCGTCTGGTATGCCAGCGCATTGAGCCATCAAAGCCCCGACCAGGCCATAGAGCAACTGGCGCCTTATTTCACCGCCACCCCAACAGATACTATGGTTGAGGCAGCAAAAGTGTTAGCTTTTGCCCATCAGAAACAACAGAATTTTGAAGCAGCCCTGACCTATCAGACACATGCCACAGCACTGCTCAGACAACAAACTGAACAATCGAAACTGACCCGACTAGAAGCCAAAAAGCGCGATGCTGAACTCAATTTAGAGACGTTAAAAGTCAACCAGCTGCAAAGTGGACTGGATGAACAAAAACGCCAGAGCAAATTACAAAGTGTTGTCCTCGCAGCAGCCATCATCGTATTGCTGAACTTTTTCCTGATGTTTTACCTCTATCACCTGAAAAAGCGTAAAGTGATGGAAAAAGAAGCCACTGTACTGAATCAGGCACTGACACTCAAACAACAACTGCTTGCAGATGTATCACATGAACTACGAACGCCACTAACCGTACTTAAGCTCAATATTGAGGCGCTACAACACAATTTGATTACCGATCCGGACGCCACCTATCAGCTGATGCAAAGTCGCCTCTCAATGCTCAATACGCTTATCGCTGATATTTATGAATTGGCGCAGGCTGATACCCATAGCTTACAACTCGACTTGCAAGCCTGGCCGGCTCGAGTGTTATTTGATGAGTTACTCAGCGGTATCAAACCCTTAATAGAACAAGACGACTTAACGTTGACGACAGACAATCGCCTGACAGACACCGACCTCATTGTCTGCGACAGCAACCGGATGCATCAGATTTTCAATAATCTGGCACGCAACAGCTGTCATTACAGCAACAAACCGGGTCACGTAAACGTCACAATTACCAGACAAGAGGATCTGTTGGTGTGCCACTTTGACGACTCCAGCCCCGGTGTCAGCGATGAGGACTTGCCTCGTCTCACCGAGCGCCTTTACCGGTGCGATAAATCTCGCAGTCGTGACCTTGGTGGTTCTGGACTCGGGCTCTCCATCTGTCAGAAACTCTCTGAATTACATCAGGGAACGCTCTCTTTATCGCACAGTGAACTGGGCGGGCTAAGGGTAACGCTCACCCTTCCCCTGAACACCTAA
- a CDS encoding response regulator, which produces MKILVVDDMTSMRHVMIGMLRKLGYEDIDEATDGLRALQLLSNKNYDLVISDLNMPHVDGLGLLNEIRSRPKLKHLKLVMVTCENGRERVQQVLLHKVDGFIIKPFCLATLEKQLKRITTFTKQPNLSN; this is translated from the coding sequence GTGAAAATTCTGGTTGTCGATGATATGACCTCAATGCGCCACGTGATGATAGGCATGCTTCGTAAGCTTGGTTATGAAGACATAGATGAAGCCACAGATGGTTTGCGGGCCCTGCAATTGTTGAGTAACAAAAACTATGATTTGGTGATATCCGATCTGAACATGCCACATGTGGATGGATTAGGGCTCCTTAATGAGATTCGCTCCAGACCTAAGCTCAAACACCTCAAGTTAGTTATGGTAACCTGTGAAAATGGTCGCGAACGCGTGCAGCAGGTGCTACTACATAAGGTTGATGGCTTTATTATCAAACCCTTCTGTCTTGCTACATTAGAAAAACAATTAAAGCGCATTACAACATTTACGAAGCAACCCAATCTTAGCAATTAG
- a CDS encoding AraC family transcriptional regulator, whose product MKRTSKFTLSPHCLILFKDLGLDQAQLLKQAKLPADLWQSLPASLNAAQYFDLWHAMEEQIGETLPLKLAQHLNVEAFDPAIFACLCSANLSAAMRRLSSYKPLIGPLTLDVREDNQGLLLSLDCYGYDKPLPKSVELCELAFFTQLARLATRTQIVPAALYVTQLPDNAAEFNDYFGTELNLSHQVALRFSTEDAQRPFLTENAAMWSFFENDLARRLAELDASASMTQKVKALLMELLPSGQVSADQVAGKLAISKRTLQRKLDGESVNFQSLLSTLRSDLARQYLRRSSMSLQEIAFLLGFSDANTFIRAFSQWHGVPPVSLGIRMKRELTRIIQFNRKVG is encoded by the coding sequence ATGAAGCGCACCTCCAAATTTACCCTGTCGCCCCATTGCCTGATTTTATTTAAAGACCTTGGTCTGGATCAGGCACAACTGTTAAAACAGGCAAAATTACCAGCTGACCTGTGGCAAAGCTTGCCTGCTTCATTGAATGCCGCGCAGTATTTTGACCTGTGGCATGCCATGGAAGAGCAAATAGGTGAAACACTGCCACTTAAACTGGCACAGCATCTCAACGTTGAGGCGTTCGATCCGGCTATTTTCGCTTGCCTTTGTAGCGCCAATCTGAGCGCAGCAATGCGTCGTCTCAGCAGTTACAAACCTCTGATAGGACCGCTGACCCTGGATGTCCGAGAAGACAATCAGGGTTTATTACTCAGTCTTGATTGTTACGGCTATGACAAGCCTTTACCTAAGTCGGTTGAACTATGTGAACTGGCATTTTTCACCCAGCTCGCTCGCCTTGCAACTCGTACTCAGATAGTACCCGCAGCATTGTACGTCACACAACTTCCCGACAACGCCGCAGAGTTTAATGATTATTTTGGTACCGAACTTAACCTCAGTCACCAGGTTGCATTGCGTTTCAGCACTGAGGATGCACAGCGGCCATTTCTGACTGAAAACGCCGCCATGTGGTCTTTTTTTGAAAATGATCTTGCTCGTCGTCTGGCTGAACTCGATGCTTCTGCCAGTATGACACAGAAGGTCAAAGCACTGCTGATGGAACTATTGCCGTCAGGGCAGGTAAGTGCAGACCAGGTGGCCGGAAAACTGGCGATCAGCAAACGTACCTTACAACGCAAACTGGATGGTGAGTCTGTCAACTTTCAGTCTCTGTTAAGTACATTGCGCTCCGATCTGGCCCGCCAATATCTGCGCCGCTCCAGTATGTCGTTGCAAGAAATCGCCTTTTTACTCGGCTTTAGTGACGCCAATACGTTCATCAGGGCCTTTAGCCAATGGCATGGAGTGCCCCCGGTCAGTTTAGGCATCAGGATGAAGCGGGAGCTAACAAGGATTATTCAATTTAATAGAAAAGTTGGATAG
- a CDS encoding DUF4097 family beta strand repeat-containing protein: MIKKLSPLFAALALSGCVIHIDGHSKTVADVELQQSLTLDAANLSSLVADTSAGSLDIVGDDNLTHIEVEAKILTDKEHSYQLSLEQDGNNARLVAKQNTRVGIVWYSGNSPRIDLTVRVPKHLALDIDDSSGDIAITGMTGDIELEDGSGDISINGAANVKIDDGSGQMLIRGVSGMLDIEDGSGDISIQGGSQLKLDDASGQVYITDIRGDMDIEDGSGDLQIIGGRSLNLDDESGNISLTDLSGDLIIVDGSGNLEIRGGSSLDLRDDSGFIKVQDVQGNVNVNDGSGNLVLQNIKGHVTIDDDSGDIEVIEAGGLTITGDTSGGQRIEKVRGEVNIRD, translated from the coding sequence ATGATAAAAAAACTCTCTCCTTTATTCGCAGCATTAGCACTTAGTGGTTGTGTAATCCATATTGATGGCCACAGTAAAACAGTGGCCGATGTAGAACTGCAACAAAGCCTGACACTGGATGCAGCAAACCTCTCCAGCCTGGTCGCAGATACCAGTGCGGGTTCACTGGACATCGTTGGTGACGATAACCTCACACACATCGAAGTCGAGGCCAAGATACTGACCGACAAAGAGCATAGCTATCAGCTCAGTCTTGAACAGGACGGCAATAACGCCCGACTCGTCGCAAAACAAAACACCCGGGTTGGTATTGTCTGGTACAGCGGCAATAGCCCCAGAATCGATCTCACAGTGCGTGTGCCTAAACATCTGGCATTAGATATTGACGATAGTTCTGGCGACATTGCCATTACAGGAATGACAGGCGATATTGAACTGGAAGACGGTTCCGGGGACATCAGTATTAATGGCGCGGCCAATGTCAAAATTGATGATGGCTCAGGACAAATGCTTATCCGTGGTGTCAGCGGTATGCTGGATATCGAGGATGGCTCTGGCGATATCAGTATTCAGGGCGGCAGTCAGCTTAAACTCGACGATGCCTCTGGGCAAGTTTATATCACAGACATTCGTGGCGATATGGACATCGAAGATGGCTCCGGCGACCTGCAAATCATTGGTGGGCGCTCACTCAATCTGGACGATGAATCAGGTAACATCAGCCTGACTGACTTGAGCGGCGATCTGATCATTGTCGATGGTTCTGGCAATCTTGAGATCCGTGGTGGTAGCTCGCTGGACTTACGCGATGACTCTGGTTTCATCAAAGTTCAGGACGTGCAGGGCAATGTCAACGTAAACGATGGCAGTGGTAACCTGGTACTACAAAACATCAAAGGCCACGTCACCATTGATGATGATTCCGGCGACATCGAAGTAATTGAAGCTGGCGGCCTCACCATCACAGGTGATACTTCGGGTGGCCAGCGCATCGAAAAAGTGCGCGGTGAGGTCAACATTCGGGACTAG
- a CDS encoding GNAT family N-acetyltransferase encodes MQLVDLKSDDPSVKELFAEIDRLMNTLYPIASDQSLALEELNQPNVRAVGLRNEEGIVACGAIVKQFDKTLYGEIKRLYVKPQYRGKGLSKRIMQILLHYAGDAQIPLIRLETGVKQEKAINLYESLGFERCERFGLYRDNPLSVFMSLSLNKESN; translated from the coding sequence ATGCAACTAGTTGATTTAAAAAGCGATGATCCCAGTGTGAAAGAACTATTTGCAGAAATTGACCGACTTATGAATACCCTCTACCCTATTGCCAGTGACCAATCTCTGGCGTTGGAAGAACTCAATCAGCCGAATGTCCGCGCTGTTGGCCTTCGCAACGAAGAAGGCATTGTGGCGTGTGGCGCCATCGTCAAGCAATTCGACAAAACTTTATACGGTGAAATTAAGCGTCTGTATGTCAAACCTCAGTATCGCGGTAAGGGGTTGTCCAAACGTATCATGCAAATTCTGTTGCATTATGCTGGCGATGCGCAAATCCCTCTGATCCGTCTGGAAACCGGGGTTAAACAAGAAAAGGCCATTAACCTCTATGAGAGCCTGGGATTTGAGCGTTGCGAACGATTTGGTTTGTACCGTGACAATCCGCTCAGTGTGTTTATGTCCTTGTCGCTAAACAAAGAATCAAACTAG
- a CDS encoding SDR family oxidoreductase: MTYTNTALITGASSGIGLELARLHAQRGGDLILVARSEGKLNTLKNELEQAYGVKASVITADLTDPGSAQQIYTATKQQGIEVDVLINNAGFGGHGFFHERELQADLEMIQVNISSLVALTHLFVQDMTARKSGKILNVSSTASFIPGPLQATYYATKAFVTSFSQALAEELKEQGISVTALCPGAVATEFAKTGNLEDLAVFKQGKSASSVAKCGYQAMQRGKLLSFNEPMLNFLLNWIVPLLPRALVLSMSRRTMEK; encoded by the coding sequence ATGACATACACAAACACAGCACTCATTACAGGCGCATCTTCAGGTATTGGTTTAGAGCTGGCTCGCTTGCATGCTCAGCGAGGGGGAGATCTGATCCTCGTTGCCCGCTCAGAAGGTAAACTCAATACGCTGAAAAACGAGCTGGAGCAAGCCTATGGTGTCAAGGCCAGTGTCATTACAGCCGACCTGACGGATCCTGGCTCAGCACAACAGATCTACACAGCAACCAAGCAACAGGGTATTGAAGTCGATGTTTTGATCAACAATGCCGGCTTCGGCGGCCATGGTTTTTTTCATGAACGTGAACTGCAAGCGGACCTCGAAATGATCCAGGTTAACATTAGTAGCCTGGTAGCACTGACTCACTTGTTTGTTCAGGATATGACAGCGCGAAAAAGTGGCAAAATCCTTAACGTCTCTTCCACAGCATCGTTTATCCCGGGCCCACTACAAGCCACTTATTATGCAACCAAAGCCTTTGTTACTTCGTTTTCTCAAGCTCTGGCAGAAGAGCTGAAAGAGCAGGGGATCAGTGTCACGGCCCTATGTCCGGGTGCCGTAGCCACGGAGTTTGCCAAAACAGGCAACCTTGAAGACCTGGCTGTGTTCAAGCAAGGTAAAAGCGCCTCATCTGTCGCCAAATGTGGCTATCAGGCTATGCAAAGAGGTAAACTATTGTCGTTTAATGAGCCTATGCTAAACTTCTTACTAAACTGGATAGTGCCTCTGTTACCTCGCGCTTTGGTATTGTCTATGTCTCGCCGTACAATGGAAAAGTAA
- a CDS encoding MBL fold metallo-hydrolase translates to MLHSIVTRPTQDNTSDTQALARIPDCAMFLGVGAASAAELGNSACVICSNDSPWLLIDCGHDTLLRFKRAFGGQSLPQAVFITHLHYDHIGGLEQLYFKAALREQKVRLYVPVQLIQSLCAMLAYTGLAEQREDVWHTFELHPVGEYFFHQQVRLNCYPVRHQAPGSAFSLHLPGRFFYSGDTRPIPELLIHHVGQGEVIFHDCAASGNPSHAGLDELLREYPPVILARLWAYHYHGEDDVRAFEHAGIRYAKPQQIIPFC, encoded by the coding sequence ATGTTACATTCGATAGTAACCCGGCCGACACAGGACAATACGAGTGATACGCAGGCGCTGGCAAGAATTCCGGATTGCGCTATGTTTCTCGGGGTTGGGGCGGCCAGTGCTGCGGAGCTTGGGAATTCAGCATGTGTTATCTGCAGTAACGACTCACCCTGGTTACTTATCGACTGTGGCCACGATACCCTGTTGCGATTTAAGCGGGCTTTTGGCGGTCAGTCTCTGCCTCAGGCGGTATTTATTACTCACCTGCATTACGATCATATTGGCGGGCTGGAACAGCTCTACTTCAAAGCGGCATTGCGTGAGCAAAAAGTCCGCTTGTATGTGCCTGTGCAACTTATCCAGTCATTGTGTGCCATGCTGGCTTATACTGGGTTGGCAGAGCAACGTGAAGATGTCTGGCACACTTTTGAGTTACACCCGGTTGGTGAGTACTTTTTTCATCAGCAGGTTCGGCTAAATTGTTATCCGGTGCGTCATCAGGCCCCTGGCAGCGCTTTTTCCCTGCATTTGCCCGGACGGTTTTTCTACAGCGGTGATACCCGCCCCATCCCTGAACTATTAATACACCACGTAGGTCAGGGAGAGGTCATTTTTCACGATTGTGCAGCGTCGGGCAACCCCAGTCATGCTGGTCTGGATGAACTACTAAGAGAATATCCGCCAGTCATACTGGCCAGACTGTGGGCCTATCACTATCACGGGGAGGACGACGTACGTGCGTTTGAACACGCGGGTATTAGGTATGCCAAACCACAGCAAATTATTCCTTTTTGTTAA
- a CDS encoding DJ-1/PfpI family protein gives MEIGIFIYDGVEVLDFSGPFEVFSTAARFIDEPVNISLIAPSHAPVSCRGGLSVNPHYSIHGHPRFDLLVVAGGQYQHVVNNTSVLAWLAETATHTRRCASTCTGVFLFAEAGLIDGKSVTTHWDDVDLLQTQYPHLKVLKDTRFVMDQNFTSSAGISAGIDMSLELVKLHFGKKLAEKTARQMDYNWL, from the coding sequence ATGGAAATCGGTATTTTTATTTACGATGGCGTTGAAGTGCTAGACTTTAGCGGCCCATTTGAAGTGTTCAGTACGGCAGCACGTTTTATCGACGAGCCCGTAAACATTAGTCTTATTGCTCCCAGCCATGCGCCGGTTAGTTGCCGTGGTGGCCTGTCTGTTAACCCGCATTACAGTATCCATGGTCATCCCCGATTTGATTTACTGGTTGTTGCTGGTGGACAATATCAGCATGTCGTCAACAATACGTCTGTGCTGGCCTGGCTGGCTGAAACCGCCACTCACACGCGACGATGTGCATCTACTTGTACGGGGGTGTTTTTGTTTGCCGAAGCTGGGCTGATTGATGGTAAGTCTGTGACCACGCATTGGGATGATGTGGACCTGTTGCAAACACAGTACCCACACCTGAAAGTGCTTAAGGATACGCGGTTTGTTATGGATCAGAATTTTACCAGCTCAGCTGGGATTTCAGCCGGCATAGATATGAGCCTTGAGCTGGTCAAGCTGCATTTTGGCAAGAAACTGGCGGAGAAAACCGCCCGGCAGATGGATTATAACTGGCTTTAG
- a CDS encoding M3 family metallopeptidase, with product MLKMKLTLLSAAVIIGLAGCSSTQPSSSAAPTIAEKQYQNPLLQPFSGPYQGVPQFDKVQLKDLEPALDIALADHLSEIDQIASNTAPATFENTIVAMERSGAALDRLFTYFGIWSANNSSPEFRQMQGGLMAKYAKYRSQITQNKALFERVKTVYESAEFKKLTAEEQRITWLQYNNFARNGATLEGEAAKRYAEINLALSKLHADFANNVLADEEGYVVYLTKDQLSGLPESYITSAAAAAEERGKPGMYAVTNTRSSMDPFLMYSTERELRKQVWQNYYSRGNNAGEHNNKAIINEILTLRHERVQLLGYENYAQWRLEDRMAKDPKNAMELMNNVWPAAIARVKEEVADMQALADKEGANIKIEPWDYRFYSEKVRKAKYDLDSNEVKQYLQLDKLREAMFYVAGRLFNFEFTEVPEGSVPVFHEDVRVWEVTDKTSGEHIGLWYLDPFARQGKRSGAWATSYRGHTTFDGKTNVLSSNNSNFVKAPEGQASLISWNDAETYFHEFGHALHSLSSKVKYPGSNSGVRDYTEFQSQLLERWLVTDEVIDRFLVHHETGKPMPKSLVNKIKQAANFNQGFATTEYLASAIMDMKFHTTDPAKIGDPVEFEKSQLAAIGMPSEIVMRHRTTHFGHVFSGEGYSAGYYGYLWAEVLTSDAAQAFASAPGGFYDEDVAQRLVNYLFSVRNAMDPAEAYRKFRGRDAAVEALMLDRGFPVTSQQ from the coding sequence ATGTTGAAAATGAAACTAACACTACTCAGCGCAGCCGTAATTATCGGGCTGGCAGGATGCAGCAGCACACAACCAAGCAGCTCAGCAGCACCTACAATCGCTGAAAAACAATATCAAAACCCACTACTACAACCTTTTTCGGGCCCTTACCAGGGTGTGCCTCAGTTTGATAAAGTCCAGCTGAAAGACCTGGAGCCGGCACTGGATATTGCTTTGGCGGATCATCTGAGCGAAATAGATCAGATAGCAAGCAACACCGCTCCCGCAACATTTGAGAACACCATTGTTGCGATGGAGCGCTCAGGCGCAGCACTGGATCGCCTTTTTACCTACTTTGGTATCTGGAGCGCAAATAATTCGTCGCCTGAGTTTCGTCAGATGCAGGGCGGCCTGATGGCAAAATATGCCAAATACCGCTCACAAATCACCCAAAATAAAGCCCTGTTTGAGCGCGTGAAAACAGTTTACGAGAGTGCGGAGTTCAAAAAGCTCACAGCTGAAGAGCAACGTATTACCTGGCTTCAGTACAACAACTTTGCCCGCAATGGTGCAACGCTTGAAGGAGAAGCAGCTAAACGCTACGCCGAGATTAATCTGGCATTGTCAAAGCTGCACGCAGACTTCGCAAATAATGTGTTGGCCGATGAAGAAGGCTATGTGGTGTATCTGACAAAAGATCAGCTTTCGGGCCTGCCTGAGTCGTACATCACATCTGCGGCTGCAGCTGCTGAAGAGCGGGGTAAGCCGGGCATGTACGCGGTCACCAACACCCGTTCATCTATGGATCCTTTCCTGATGTACTCCACAGAACGAGAGTTACGCAAACAGGTATGGCAAAACTACTATAGCCGCGGTAACAATGCAGGTGAGCACAATAACAAAGCCATCATTAATGAGATCCTGACTCTACGTCATGAGCGCGTGCAGCTGCTAGGTTATGAGAACTACGCACAATGGCGCCTTGAAGATCGCATGGCCAAAGATCCTAAAAATGCCATGGAGTTGATGAATAATGTCTGGCCGGCTGCGATTGCTCGTGTGAAAGAAGAAGTTGCTGATATGCAGGCACTGGCGGACAAAGAAGGCGCAAACATCAAAATCGAACCATGGGATTACCGTTTCTACTCAGAGAAAGTACGTAAAGCCAAGTACGATCTGGACTCCAATGAAGTAAAACAATACCTGCAACTGGACAAGCTGCGTGAAGCCATGTTCTACGTTGCCGGACGCCTGTTCAACTTCGAGTTTACCGAAGTACCAGAGGGCTCAGTCCCTGTGTTCCATGAAGACGTACGTGTATGGGAAGTAACCGACAAGACCAGCGGCGAACATATCGGTTTATGGTATCTCGACCCGTTTGCACGTCAAGGCAAGCGCTCTGGCGCATGGGCAACGTCCTACCGTGGTCACACCACATTTGATGGCAAAACCAATGTACTCAGTTCAAACAACTCTAACTTTGTGAAAGCACCTGAGGGCCAGGCGAGTCTGATCTCATGGAATGACGCAGAAACCTACTTCCATGAATTTGGCCACGCGCTGCACTCTTTGTCTTCTAAAGTAAAATATCCTGGCTCAAACTCAGGTGTGCGTGATTACACTGAATTCCAGTCTCAGCTATTAGAGCGCTGGCTGGTGACCGATGAAGTGATTGACCGCTTCCTGGTACACCATGAGACAGGCAAACCAATGCCAAAATCTTTGGTAAACAAAATCAAACAGGCAGCCAACTTCAACCAGGGTTTCGCCACCACTGAATACCTGGCATCGGCCATCATGGACATGAAGTTCCACACCACAGATCCTGCCAAGATTGGCGATCCGGTTGAATTCGAAAAATCTCAGCTGGCGGCGATTGGCATGCCATCCGAAATTGTGATGCGCCATCGTACCACCCATTTTGGCCACGTTTTCTCCGGTGAAGGTTATTCAGCCGGTTATTATGGCTACCTGTGGGCAGAAGTACTGACATCAGATGCAGCACAGGCATTTGCCAGTGCACCAGGTGGTTTTTACGATGAAGACGTTGCACAACGTCTGGTTAACTACCTGTTCTCGGTTCGTAATGCAATGGATCCGGCGGAGGCCTATCGCAAGTTCCGCGGTCGTGATGCTGCGGTAGAAGCCCTGATGCTGGATCGAGGCTTCCCGGTTACTTCACAGCAGTAA